A region of Stegostoma tigrinum isolate sSteTig4 chromosome 3, sSteTig4.hap1, whole genome shotgun sequence DNA encodes the following proteins:
- the golm1 gene encoding Golgi membrane protein 1 isoform X4, with amino-acid sequence MVFCHKSCCKSSLRGWLPDPCDFEYLRQMSLLQADQLPTSPIYLEALNKNITSSTRIIQTLQEQFGELQKGYSHLSQKLQELQKKLTYDVTQCSNQINDQKELYEEQIKELNKRLAEATKFQPENRNAEPTNQSKLLQTEQKPTERQHNTELSNKELLFSRQNKDQTDQPEIEKINKVEHKTNEFEHDATSRKFAQEIANTLLDTGTLDDKNRTRLDFENLESRRIADDEYQNQKELLNTLKEKDTADYNGDEGNVAESENDKEAELANDFTERHSEETVNRILNQNENGNLGPML; translated from the exons acccttgtgattttgaatacctccGACAAATGTCTCTTCTCCAAGCAGACCAGCTTCCAACATCTCCAATCTATCTT GAAGCCCTGAATAAGAACATTACCAGCAGCACAAGGATAATACAGACACTACAAG AACAATTTGGAGAGCTGCAAAAAGGATATAGCCATTTAAGTCAAAAGTTACAGgaactgcaaaaaaaattaacctaTGATGT TACTCAGTGCAGTAACCAAATAAATGATCAGAAAGAGCTGTACGAAGAGCAAATTAAGGAATTAAACAAGAGGCTTGCGGAGGCCACAAAGTTTCAACctgaaaacagaaatgctgaGCCAACTAATCAAAGCAAGTTATTG CAGACTGAACAGAAGCCAACAGAAAGACAACATAACACTGAACTATCAAATAAAGAGCTGCTGTTTTCAAGACAAAACAAAGACCAGACAGACCAGCCAGAaattgagaaaataaataaaGTCGAACATAAGACAAATGAATTTGAACACGATGCAACATCTAGAAAGTTTGCTCAAGAAATTGCAAACACATTATTAGATACAG GCACGCTTGATGATAAAAATCGAACAAGGCTCGACTTTGAAAATTTAGAATCCAGAAGAATTGCAG ATGATGAATATCAAAATCAGAAAGAGCTGCTGAATACATTGAAAGAGAAAGACACTGCAGATTATAATGGAGATGAGGGCAATGTTGCAGAATCTGAGAATGACAAAGAAGCAGAACTTGCAAATGATTTTACAG AAAGACACAGTGAAGAAACTGTGAACAGAATTCTTAATCAAAATGAAAATGGTAACTTGGGACCAATGTTGTGA